One region of Babylonia areolata isolate BAREFJ2019XMU chromosome 29, ASM4173473v1, whole genome shotgun sequence genomic DNA includes:
- the LOC143275053 gene encoding procathepsin L-like: MEKSKFLLFNFMCLWLPLLGLALPDVIVDVTRLNRDGLNLRNMFKREGKWVEWKRQHGKVYATRQEEAERRSVFLGNLQTILQHNARYPDSVTFYQSLSSLSDLTGEDFSGRTNLSQPSNLVHMTQNTFQPVPGFQLPSTVDWRSEGFVSPVKTQGDCDSSWAFSAAGSIEGQHFNKTGKLVSLSVQQLLDCSQMYGTNGCHGGTMDAAFSYTLLNRGGLFSEEDYPYTAAVHKECRQLTPHAAPEAPIRGFVRLPPSETTLQQAIAMVGPVAAAVDASPLSFRHYSGGVYQEASCSSDGVNQAVLVVGYGTYQGQDYWLLKNSWGPDWGMNGYMMLARNQGNMCGISTMASYPLV, from the exons ATGGagaag agCAAGTTTTTGCTGTTCAACTTCATGTGCCTATGGCTGCCTCTACTGGGGCTGGCCCTGCCTGACGTCATCGTGGATGTGACGCGATTGAACAGAGATGGCCTCAACCTGAGAAACATGTTCAAGAGGGAAGGGAAATGGGTTGAGTGGAAAAGGCAACATg GCAAGGTGTACGCCACACGTCAGGAGGAGGCCGAGCGGCGTTCTGTATTCCTTGGGAATCTGCAGACCATCCTACAGCACAACGCCAGATATCCTGACTCTGTGACCTTCTATCAGAGCCTGTCCAGTCTGTCCgacctg ACTGGGGAGGACTTCAGCGGGCGCACCAACCTTTCCCAGCCCTCCAACCTGGTGCACATGACACAGAACACCTTCCAACCGGTGCCAGGCTTCCAGCTGCCCTCCACTGTGGATTGGAGGTCGGAGGGTTTTGTTAGCCCGGTGAAAACACAGGGCGACTGTGATTCCTCGTGGGCCTTCAGTGCT gcagGGTCCATTGAAGGTCAGCACTTCAACAAGACAGGAAAACTGGTGTCCTTGTCTGTGCAGCAGTTGTTGGACTGTTCTCAG atgtacGGTACAAACGGTTGCCACGGAGGCACAATGGACGCCGCGTTCTCTTACACCTTGCTGAATCGTGGGGGACTGTTCTCTGAGGAGGACTACCCCTACACTGCCGCCGTG CACAAGGAGTGCCGCCAGCTGACCCCCCATGCAGCCCCCGAGGCCCCCATCCGCGGATTTGTCCGCCTGCCCCCCAGTGAGACGACCCTTCAGCAGGCCATCGCCATGGTGGGGCCCGTTGCTGCGGCTGTGGATGCCAGccccctctccttccgccactaCAGTGGAG GTGTGTACCAGGAGGCCTCGTGCAGCAGTGATGGGGTGAATCAGGCAGTGCTGGTGGTGGGGTACGGCACGTACCAGGGTCAGGACTACTGGCTGCTGAAAAACAG CTGGGGCCCTGACTGGGGAATGAACGGATACATGATGCTGGCCAGGAACCAGGGCAACATGTGCGGCATTTCCACAATGGCTTCTTACCCCCTTGTGTGA
- the LOC143275054 gene encoding uncharacterized protein LOC143275054 gives MRKGRAGGRGGIAGRAGGPEVEADFTSSRAGLGTHRKNTAERHRLEDRLRSLDLLQRQAALTHRRHERHVLHGLLTPAPLPPHRPPASSSVPRRGSLQLEADSQRCRRPSIVLQEAAGQPVLDLSDDTWATPPSQDDPHHHHTTIIDMLAARNKPRSGARRASVGGGAGGGGGVGVGEGSGVGAELTLLLPDTSTSSTSSTPIPGQNVDRLDLTLTPTPTPTPRPSPSPISSSGSGSGSGSDAVIAADLRAASTRGRRGSVTTGPEPDTPTPLLPHRPREGQARVVAAAEWGAGVGAGGDRKPVAVAARARRPSVDVDTSLLSPGLSPGLSPLGLSRLGSRRSSLASSQGTPSTPSTPDPDSKSRDGTSFAFPPVSAASLSSRRHSCDVRPPLLRRHSSDTLVQAQPAASRHAHVTGSAATSQGRHRRNSSLKLPRMQQGGRRKSVVPCVNNMLLLHGVLQNSSSFMASDFQEDTS, from the exons ATGaggaagggcagggcaggagGCAGAGGCGGGATAGCGGGCAGGGCCGGGGGGCCGGAAGTGGAGGCGGACTTCACGAGCAGCAGGGCGGGGCTGGGCACGCACCGGAAGAACACGGCGGAGCGGCACCGCCTGGAGGACCGGCTGCGGTCCCTGGACTTGCTGCAGCGACAGGCCGCCCTCACCCACCGCCGCCACGAGAGGCACGTGCTGCACGGCCTCctcaccccagcccccctccccccgcacagaCCCCCCGCCTCGTCCTCTGTCCCCag AAGGGGCTCCCTGCAGCTGGAGGCGGACAGTCAGCGGTGCAGACGGCCGTCCATCGTGCTGCAGGAAGCCGCCGGGCAGCCCGTGCTGGACCTGTCCGACGACACGTGGGCCACGCCCCCCTCACAGGacgacccccaccaccaccacaccaccatcatcgaCATGCTGGCCGCCAGGAACAAACCTCGGAGCGGCGCGCGCCGGGCCAGCGTAGGAGgcggagcagggggagggggaggggtgggggtgggagagggcagCGGCGTGGGGGCAGAGCTGACCCTCCTTCTCCCcgacacctccacctcctccacctcctccacccccatccccggccAGAACGTGGACAGACTGGACctgaccctcacccccacccccacccccacccccagaccctccccctccccaatcagCAGCAGTGgctcagggtcagggtcagggtcagacGCAGTCATCGCGGCGGACCTGAGAGCGGCCAGCACCAGAGGGCGGCGGGGCAGCGTGACCACGGGGCCAGagcccgacacccccacccccctcctcccccacagacccagggagggacaggcacgggtggtggcggcggcggagTGGGGTGCGGGCGTGGGTGCAGGGGGAGACAGGAAGCCGGTGGCTGTGGCGGCACGTGCACGCCGGCCCAGTGTGGACGTGGACACGTCACTGCTGTCCCCAGGGCTGTCCCCGGGGCTGTCTCCTCTGGGACTCTCGCGTCTGGGCTCCAGGCGGTCTTCTCTGGCCTCCTCCCAG ggcaccccctccaccccctccacccctgaccCTGACAGCAAGTCACGTGACGGCACCTCCTTCGCCTTCCCGCCTGTCTCCGCCGCGTCATTGTCGTCAAGGCGTCATTCCTGTGACGTCAGACCGCCGCTCCTGCGACGTCACAGCAGCGACACGCTTGTGCAGGCTCAGCCCGCTGCGTCACGCCACGCTCACGTCACGGGCTCAGCGGCGACGTCACAGGGACGTCATCGGAGGAACAGCTCTCTGAAGCTGCCCAGAATGCAACAGGGCGGAAGGCGGAAGTCGGTAGTGCCGTGTGTGAACAACATGCTGCTGCTTCATGGCGTGCTGCAGAACTCGTCCTCTTTCATGGCGTCGGACTTCCAGGAAGACACGTCGTGA